TGTGACCGCTGTGGCGCCGAGCTGGTGCAAACCATTGGCAATATCGCGCTCATTCTCAAGCACGCTGACAAACCCAAGGCCCACCTGTCAAACCTGACACGCACTCTTTAACGTGCGTTTGCAGTAGCAAAAAAGCCGGCTATTGCCGGCTTTTTAATGGGCTACCGAAGCTGCCTGCTAGGCACCTCCAAGATGCTGAACCTGATCAATCTCATACTCGACATCACCACCCGGAGTTTTCACCACCACCTCTTCACCCTCTTCCTTACCAATCAGGGCTCGAGCAATCGGTGAGTTCACTGACAATTTACCGGCTTTAATATCGGCTTCGTCATCGCCCACAATGCGATAGGTGACCTCCTCGTCGGTATCGATATTAACAATGGTTACCGTAACACCAAAGATCACCTTACCCGTATGAGCAATTGCCGTAATGTCAATTACCTGGGCATTGGACAGCTTGCCTTCAATTTCACTGATACGTCCCTCGGCAAAGCCCTGCTGCTCGCGAGCAGCATGGTATTCCGCGTTTTCCTTGAGATCACCGTGCTCTCGCGCCTCGGCAATCGCCGCAATGATGCGCGGGCGATCAACCGTTTTAAGCTGATTGAGTTCCTCGCGGAGGGCTTTTTCGCCCTCCACGGTCATTGGAATCTTAGTCATCCAGAACACCCTTATGTAGATCCTGAAGGCGCCGAACCTGACGCTCGGGCCCAAATTCAATTGCCTCGGCAATCGCTTCGGCTCCAGCGATCGTGGTCGTATAAGGAACCTTATGCTGGAGCGATGAACGACGAATTGTATAGGAATCTACAATCGCCTGGCGACCCTCGGTGGTATTGATTACCAACGCCGTCTCGTCATTTTTGATCATATCGACCAGATCCGGACGAGCCTCGATCACCTTATTAACGCGCTCAACAGGGATTCCCGCCTCAGCAATAGCCGCACAGGTCCCGCCGGTGGCATAAAGTTCAAAGCCTTGTTCAACCAGCTTACGCGCCACACCGACCACGCGGTATTTGTCTTCATCACGGACGCTGATGACCACCTTACCGCTTTCCGGCAAATGCTCTCCAGCCGCCATGTGAGCCTTCGCAAACGCTTCGGCAAAGCTCTTGCCTACACCCATCACTTCGCCGGTGGACTTCATTTCGGGACCAAGAATCGGGTCAACACCAGGGAACTTGTTAAAGGGGAATACCGCTTCCTTAACACTAAAGTACTCAGGCACCACCTCTTCAGTGAAGCCCAGCTCAGCCAGGCTCTTACCCGCCATCACACGAGCAGCAATCTTGGCCAGCGAATCGCCGATGCACTTGGACACAAAAGGCACGGTACGTGACGCACGAGGGTTCACCTCAATCACGTAGATCTGGTCGTCCTGAATCGCCAACTGCACGTTCATCAAGCCCACCACCTCAAGCTCCAGCGCCATGCGCGTCACCTGATCACGAATGCGCTCCTGATGCTCATCACTGATGCTGTAGGGTGGCAGAGAACAAGCCGAATCACCGGAGTGAATGCCGGCTTGCTCGATGTGCTGCATGATGGCGCCAATCACCACCTGCTCACCATCGCACACCGCATCAACATCGACTTCTACCGCGCGATTGAGGA
The DNA window shown above is from Aestuariirhabdus haliotis and carries:
- the greA gene encoding transcription elongation factor GreA; the encoded protein is MTKIPMTVEGEKALREELNQLKTVDRPRIIAAIAEAREHGDLKENAEYHAAREQQGFAEGRISEIEGKLSNAQVIDITAIAHTGKVIFGVTVTIVNIDTDEEVTYRIVGDDEADIKAGKLSVNSPIARALIGKEEGEEVVVKTPGGDVEYEIDQVQHLGGA